Proteins from one Burkholderia oklahomensis C6786 genomic window:
- a CDS encoding glycosyltransferase family 4 protein, producing MTQIFLDVTRLISRCYKGLLPTGVDRVGLAYIQRYGAGARGVLSEHGFSAVLSDGDSQRTFAMLLAQRPDRRFIARLLARTWTVNRLRPAPAGSTLLHTSHTGMEYPRYYRSMRQGNGRAVFMVHDLIPLTHAEYSRPGVDHIHRKRIHTALHHADGLIANSQATLDSLALEAQRAGLALPPSVVAPLAGGTEPQPAQAAPLASPYFVMLGTIEPRKNHWFMLHVWRRLVERLGDAAPKLVVIGRRGWECENVIDMLERCASLHGAVIEQSDCSDDQLHAWLQHARALLFPSFAEGYGMPLVEALASRVPVLASDLGVFREIAAGIPDYLDPLDGPGWLARIEAYARADSPERRAQLARIAGFRAPTWAAHFDIVDRFIASLG from the coding sequence GTGACACAAATTTTCCTGGACGTCACACGCCTGATAAGCCGGTGCTATAAGGGGCTGCTTCCGACGGGAGTCGATCGCGTCGGCCTCGCCTACATTCAGCGGTACGGCGCCGGCGCGCGCGGCGTGCTGAGCGAACACGGCTTCTCCGCCGTCCTGTCCGACGGCGATTCGCAGCGAACGTTTGCGATGCTGCTCGCGCAGCGTCCGGACCGTCGCTTCATCGCGCGCCTGCTCGCACGCACGTGGACCGTCAATCGGCTGCGGCCGGCGCCTGCCGGCTCGACGCTGCTGCACACGAGCCACACCGGAATGGAATATCCGCGCTATTACCGCTCGATGCGGCAAGGAAACGGGCGCGCGGTATTCATGGTCCACGATCTGATTCCGTTGACGCACGCCGAATACAGCCGTCCGGGCGTCGATCACATCCACCGCAAACGCATCCATACCGCCCTTCATCATGCCGACGGGCTGATCGCGAATTCGCAGGCGACGCTCGACTCGCTCGCGCTGGAAGCGCAGCGCGCCGGACTCGCGCTGCCGCCAAGCGTCGTCGCACCGCTTGCGGGCGGCACCGAACCGCAGCCCGCGCAAGCCGCGCCGCTCGCGTCGCCGTACTTCGTGATGCTCGGCACGATCGAGCCGCGCAAGAACCACTGGTTCATGCTGCACGTGTGGCGCCGGCTCGTCGAGCGCCTCGGCGACGCCGCGCCGAAACTCGTCGTGATCGGCCGGCGCGGCTGGGAATGCGAAAACGTGATCGACATGCTCGAGCGCTGCGCGAGTCTGCACGGCGCGGTGATCGAGCAATCCGATTGTTCGGATGACCAACTGCATGCGTGGCTGCAGCATGCGCGCGCGCTCCTCTTTCCGTCGTTCGCCGAAGGCTACGGCATGCCGCTCGTCGAAGCGCTCGCGTCGCGCGTGCCCGTGCTCGCGAGCGACCTCGGCGTGTTTCGCGAAATCGCGGCCGGCATCCCCGACTATCTCGATCCGCTCGACGGCCCCGGATGGCTCGCTCGCATCGAAGCGTATGCGCGCGCGGACAGTCCC
- a CDS encoding polysaccharide biosynthesis/export family protein yields the protein MPRLSCSASYVGLAVSAALLVGCSSIASSGPSRFQIDKAPSRSQDEAQVQANLPAIQVVDVTDGVARRLFAERSRGDFSALLGNDTRFQQQLGVGDTIEVSIWEAPPATLFGVAQTSDTKAGATNAKVTVLPDQVIDGDGTINVPFAGQIKAAGRTPSELQRIIAARLKNMAHDPQVLVKLSRNATSYVTIVGDVAKSDRMPLSARGERLLDALASAGGVRQPVDKITIQVTRGNVVASLPLESVIRDPRQNVPLRAGDVVTALFQPYSFTALGATGKNEEINFEAQGITLAQALARAGGLQDARSDATGVFVFRLEDAKALQWPNTPVRTTADGKVPVVYRVNLRDPNSFFVAQSFMMDNKDLLYVSNAPIAELQKFLNLVFSVAYPVVTGVQTFK from the coding sequence ATGCCACGTTTGTCTTGCAGTGCTTCTTATGTCGGGCTTGCAGTCAGCGCAGCCTTGCTCGTGGGCTGTTCGAGCATCGCCAGCTCGGGCCCCAGCCGCTTTCAGATCGACAAGGCGCCAAGCCGCTCGCAGGACGAGGCTCAAGTCCAGGCGAATCTCCCCGCCATCCAGGTCGTCGACGTGACCGACGGCGTCGCGCGGCGGCTCTTTGCGGAGCGCAGCCGGGGCGATTTTTCCGCGCTGCTCGGCAACGATACGCGCTTCCAGCAGCAGCTCGGCGTCGGCGACACGATCGAAGTGTCGATCTGGGAGGCGCCGCCCGCGACGCTGTTCGGCGTCGCGCAGACGAGCGACACGAAGGCGGGGGCAACCAACGCGAAGGTCACGGTGCTGCCCGATCAGGTGATCGACGGCGACGGCACGATCAACGTCCCGTTCGCCGGCCAGATCAAGGCCGCGGGCCGTACGCCTTCCGAACTGCAACGAATCATCGCGGCGCGCCTGAAGAACATGGCGCACGATCCGCAGGTGCTCGTGAAGTTGTCGCGCAATGCAACCTCCTACGTGACGATCGTCGGCGACGTCGCGAAGAGCGACCGGATGCCGTTGTCCGCCCGCGGCGAGCGTCTGCTCGACGCATTGGCGAGCGCGGGCGGCGTGCGCCAGCCCGTTGACAAGATTACGATTCAGGTGACGCGCGGCAACGTCGTCGCGTCGCTGCCGCTCGAATCGGTGATTCGCGATCCCCGGCAGAACGTGCCGCTGCGCGCGGGAGACGTCGTGACGGCGCTGTTCCAGCCGTACAGCTTCACGGCGCTCGGCGCGACCGGGAAGAACGAGGAAATCAATTTCGAGGCGCAGGGCATCACGCTCGCGCAGGCGCTCGCACGGGCGGGCGGCCTGCAGGACGCGCGCTCGGACGCGACGGGCGTCTTCGTCTTCCGGCTCGAGGACGCGAAGGCGCTGCAGTGGCCGAACACGCCGGTGCGCACGACGGCCGACGGCAAGGTGCCCGTCGTCTATCGGGTGAACCTGCGCGATCCGAATTCTTTTTTTGTCGCCCAAAGTTTCATGATGGACAACAAGGATTTGCTGTACGTATCGAACGCGCCGATCGCCGAATTGCAGAAGTTCCTGAACCTCGTGTTCTCGGTCGCGTATCCTGTCGTCACGGGCGTACAGACGTTCAAGTAA
- a CDS encoding FkbM family methyltransferase: MLWRALAHVEHGFYIDIGAQDPRVDSVSLLFYEQGWRGIHVEPTPHYADALRQQRPDETVIQAAVANQKDVLRFYEIPGTGISTADPNIAAQHRERGFDAHEIVVPCTTLESVFELSAGRDIHWLKIDVEGFERQVLESWNDALARPWIVVVESTWPMTQIECHEDWESILVKLGYCAVYFDGLNRYYVAQQRSELKQAFRAPPNVFDDFVLSGESNAPFHRGIVERDRAALDAVKAELQQLDRDSQARIRELGDEFESLGRRSAEQERAALEKMLAAEQAFRSREQQWAARDRERSYEHALIRTKLEDTLKGSVLREQDARRQLLEASGKAEAALAAQAREHAECERRFADAMQAAQNEIRAYSEALRQRDAQTEEKLAHQALSLRKEAEAERARLAAIHGVQLAELRRAHLDERAAQRAAVARLQTEHATLETRHDSFVHDLEREKTTLVQRYENLLRESEGQRIRREQQAASDLSFLQSRLDRRNGEYDELRSKYETEADAHARHARVLVERNAEYLWEGYRLGRAEKARGLFARAFSFVGHGPKIDMRYLAPSIEAKREAASAEHRVDRMKMLKINFQPEFVVREDGKYNLDDFLSLHDKNFVRAAYLALLQREPDEYGERHYLNRVRSGVSKVVILADIQNSKEARRRGVKIAHLKSAVFVNKLFGIPVIGGLIQGAYFFFSVNRHLKDLRALENHLIRMGEEMQQHYQGYVESSVKSQGTGSGK, encoded by the coding sequence ATGTTGTGGCGCGCGCTCGCGCATGTCGAGCACGGCTTCTACATCGATATCGGCGCGCAGGATCCGCGCGTCGATTCCGTCAGTCTCCTTTTCTACGAGCAGGGTTGGCGCGGCATTCATGTCGAGCCCACGCCGCACTACGCCGATGCGCTGCGGCAGCAGCGGCCGGACGAGACCGTGATTCAGGCGGCCGTCGCGAATCAGAAAGACGTTTTACGGTTTTACGAAATTCCCGGGACGGGCATTTCGACCGCCGACCCGAATATCGCGGCCCAGCATCGCGAACGCGGATTCGATGCGCACGAGATCGTCGTGCCGTGCACGACGCTCGAGTCGGTCTTCGAATTGAGCGCGGGCCGCGACATCCATTGGCTGAAGATCGACGTCGAAGGATTCGAGCGGCAGGTGCTCGAAAGCTGGAACGACGCGCTCGCCCGCCCGTGGATCGTCGTCGTCGAAAGCACGTGGCCGATGACGCAAATCGAGTGTCACGAGGATTGGGAGTCGATACTCGTCAAGCTTGGGTATTGCGCCGTCTATTTTGATGGCCTAAATAGATATTATGTTGCGCAGCAGCGCAGCGAGCTCAAGCAGGCATTTCGTGCGCCGCCGAACGTGTTCGACGACTTCGTGCTGAGCGGCGAGTCGAACGCGCCGTTTCACCGCGGGATCGTCGAGCGCGATCGGGCGGCGCTCGACGCGGTCAAGGCGGAATTGCAGCAGCTCGATCGGGACAGCCAGGCGCGCATTCGCGAGCTGGGCGACGAGTTCGAGTCGCTCGGCAGGCGCAGCGCCGAGCAGGAACGCGCGGCGCTGGAAAAAATGCTGGCGGCGGAGCAGGCATTTCGCAGTCGGGAGCAGCAATGGGCGGCTCGCGACCGGGAACGTTCTTACGAGCATGCCTTAATCCGGACAAAATTGGAGGATACGCTCAAGGGCTCGGTGCTGCGCGAGCAGGATGCCCGGCGGCAATTGCTCGAAGCGTCGGGCAAGGCGGAAGCCGCGCTCGCGGCGCAGGCGCGCGAACATGCGGAGTGCGAGCGTCGCTTCGCGGATGCGATGCAGGCGGCGCAGAACGAGATCCGCGCGTATTCGGAGGCGCTGCGGCAACGCGATGCGCAGACCGAAGAAAAGCTCGCGCATCAGGCGCTTTCGCTTCGTAAGGAAGCCGAAGCGGAGCGTGCGCGTCTCGCGGCGATTCACGGCGTGCAGCTCGCCGAGCTGCGCCGCGCGCATCTGGACGAGCGCGCAGCGCAGCGCGCGGCGGTTGCGCGTCTGCAGACGGAACACGCGACGCTCGAGACGCGGCACGATAGCTTCGTGCACGATCTAGAGCGCGAAAAAACAACATTGGTCCAACGTTACGAGAATTTGCTGCGAGAATCCGAAGGGCAGCGGATTCGTCGCGAGCAGCAGGCGGCAAGCGATTTATCTTTCTTGCAGTCGCGGCTCGACCGGCGCAACGGCGAATACGACGAGCTGAGGTCGAAGTACGAGACCGAGGCCGATGCCCATGCGCGTCACGCTCGTGTACTGGTCGAGCGGAACGCGGAGTACCTGTGGGAAGGATATCGCCTCGGGCGTGCGGAGAAAGCGCGAGGCTTGTTTGCAAGAGCGTTTTCTTTCGTGGGTCACGGCCCCAAGATCGACATGCGTTATCTCGCACCGTCGATCGAAGCGAAGCGCGAGGCGGCATCAGCGGAACATCGTGTGGATCGCATGAAAATGTTGAAAATAAATTTCCAGCCGGAATTCGTCGTTCGGGAAGATGGGAAGTACAACCTCGATGATTTTCTTTCGCTGCACGACAAGAACTTCGTGCGCGCCGCGTACCTCGCGCTGCTGCAGCGCGAACCGGACGAATACGGCGAGCGGCACTATCTGAACCGCGTCCGATCGGGGGTGAGCAAGGTCGTGATTCTGGCGGACATCCAGAATTCGAAAGAAGCCCGGCGGCGTGGCGTGAAGATCGCTCATCTGAAGAGCGCGGTGTTCGTGAACAAGCTGTTCGGCATTCCTGTGATCGGCGGCCTGATTCAGGGCGCCTATTTCTTTTTCAGCGTGAATCGTCATCTGAAGGATCTCCGGGCTCTCGAAAATCATTTGATCCGGATGGGAGAGGAGATGCAGCAGCACTATCAGGGCTACGTGGAGTCGTCGGTCAAATCGCAGGGTACGGGGAGCGGCAAATGA
- a CDS encoding glycosyltransferase, with protein MKILTLSTYPVGTPAHGGQHRVANIVRVLREAGHEVQTAGVLGSDQYAHEEGFCAYPGHEPMRKYIANPLLMEDWAIGRLFADDHDAYSALASLIEPNPDLILIENPWLFDFAKRFVSERKLSKTALVYSSENIESQLRYDIVAQYLTLDDAVKARDLILETELKALREAHGVCGVSQEDLAWMQARTSAKCILAQNGVARRATTAEGLEQANRTAQHRKIALLCGSAHPPNITGFFEMFGAGVGCIAPDESLVLVGGVGPSIVADPRFHRTAGLARATISAGVVSEACLQGLLAVAHTIILPITHGGGTNLKTAEALWAGKNVVATSVAMRGFDAFTKARGVSIADDSRGFVAALREAMAAPPLRLTHEEQAARASVLWDETLRDLVDYVAGFAPRASAAPKPRRELQSQT; from the coding sequence ATGAAGATCCTGACGCTCAGCACGTACCCCGTGGGAACGCCAGCGCACGGCGGCCAGCACCGGGTGGCGAACATCGTGCGGGTGCTGCGCGAAGCCGGGCACGAGGTGCAGACCGCCGGCGTGCTCGGCAGCGACCAGTACGCGCACGAGGAAGGCTTCTGCGCGTATCCCGGGCATGAGCCGATGCGCAAGTACATCGCGAATCCGCTGTTGATGGAGGATTGGGCGATCGGCCGCCTCTTCGCGGACGACCACGACGCGTACAGCGCGCTCGCGAGCCTGATCGAGCCGAATCCGGATCTGATCCTGATCGAGAATCCGTGGCTCTTCGATTTCGCGAAACGTTTCGTGTCCGAAAGAAAGTTGAGCAAGACCGCACTCGTCTACAGCTCCGAAAACATCGAGAGCCAGTTGCGCTACGACATCGTCGCTCAATATCTGACGCTCGACGACGCGGTGAAGGCGCGCGATCTGATCCTCGAAACCGAGCTGAAGGCGCTGCGCGAGGCGCACGGCGTGTGCGGCGTGTCGCAGGAGGATCTCGCGTGGATGCAGGCCCGCACGTCGGCGAAGTGCATCCTCGCGCAAAACGGCGTCGCGCGTCGCGCGACGACGGCCGAGGGGCTCGAGCAGGCGAACCGGACCGCGCAGCATCGCAAGATCGCGTTGTTGTGCGGGTCCGCGCATCCGCCCAACATCACCGGTTTCTTCGAGATGTTCGGCGCGGGCGTCGGCTGCATCGCGCCCGACGAGTCGCTCGTGCTCGTCGGCGGCGTCGGTCCTTCGATCGTCGCGGATCCGCGCTTTCATCGCACCGCCGGTCTCGCGCGCGCGACGATCTCCGCGGGCGTCGTGTCGGAGGCGTGCCTGCAGGGCCTCCTCGCGGTCGCGCATACGATCATCCTGCCGATCACGCACGGCGGCGGCACCAATCTGAAGACGGCCGAGGCGCTGTGGGCGGGCAAGAACGTCGTCGCGACGTCGGTCGCGATGCGCGGCTTCGATGCGTTCACGAAGGCGCGCGGCGTGTCGATCGCCGACGACAGCCGCGGCTTCGTCGCGGCGCTGCGCGAAGCGATGGCCGCGCCGCCGCTGCGGCTCACGCACGAAGAGCAGGCGGCGCGCGCGTCGGTGCTGTGGGACGAGACGCTGCGCGATCTCGTCGACTACGTCGCGGGCTTCGCGCCGCGCGCGTCGGCCGCACCGAAACCTCGACGCGAATTGCAAAGCCAGACCTGA